The window GAGTACTGTGACAGCAACAAAAGGCTGGAAGTAAAACTGGACATTGCTAAATTATTCTTCATAAAGTATCCTGAGCGGTTGGAGTGGTACAGACAAAGATGTTTCCAGTTTTTGCCAAACTTCTTCAAAGCCCGCACAAACACTTTGATGCGTCTCTTCAAACAAAGTgaaggtacagtatgtaacatGTTACAGCCTGTTTAACTTTTTACTGTCCTGCATCTTAGTTGTAAAGTGACCCAGGGTCTCAAGATACCAATCAGTTCAAACTCtaacatcattttacacataagCTGAAATAGAGATTCATGTAAAGCAAACCATCATATCAGTTTGTCTTCACTGGTCCAGCCACTACCTGTCATTCATCATGTCAACATTAATCAGCTGCTAGTTAGACTTGTTGCTGAAGCtgttaaacacaaactactGATAATAATCTGATGATCCATGAACACACACGACTAAAAAAATAGCAGTCGTCACACAATGTACAATGTTTTTAAGATCATCTTTCCACTGAATGTTTCATCTGTGAATCAGTGTTAATtacagtctctgtctctgtctcaggtgtCCATGTTGTACAGACGGTGGATGGCTGTGAGTGCGATGATGAGACTGGAGAGGTCAAAGGTTTCGCTCAGTTTGGTTATGATGGAGAAGACTTCATGGAATTGGATCCGAATACATTTACATGGATCGCTCATAGACCTGAGGCTGTCATCGCCAAACAGACATGGGAAGCTGATAAAGATTTAATCAGACAATATAAGACTGCTTTCACTCAGATTTATCCAGAGTGGCTGAAGGAGTATGTGGACTATGGGGGGAGCTCTCTGCTGAGAACAGGTAGAATCACCTGACCTGATGTAGTTTATTAGACACAGTGATCTTCATATAGGCTGCTCAGACTGAACTGTCATTGTATTATTAATCCAACCTGtctgacatcacctttttttgTAGTGGTTACATTTGTTTTAGTCCTGACCAATCACAGACATCTTGGGTGACATTACTCACCATCAAAGCTCAGACTGTGATGCCACAGTTAGTTTAAGAAAAGtgattttacagtttcagtgttTCGAAATAGAAATATTTCCCCTGAACATTGACACTGTGATTGACAACCTTACTGTGAATCATaagaacagacagacattgtTCTTCTCTGACTGTAGTGAGTGTCTTTAGTGGTGGTGTagctccctcctctgtctgtatACAGATCATGTGGAGGCTGTGTAGCAGATGTGTTGTTATGTACCCTGTCATTATTACACTGTGGTCTGGATACATGGATCACGTTACTTGGCCACCATCAACACtgtccttcttcttttttaaatatcaatatttagtCGGCTAACGCTATCACAAACTGTTGCAGGTGTAAATTTTAAggacaatatataaaaaatatgaatacaaccaatgaatacatttttaaaaaaaaaagaagaaacaaacaagacaaactgtccaaaatgttggtatttatAGGCAAAATTCAAAGTATTCTGCTCTCATATCCTCatattcttcacattttaagaggaagtgtatctctctctcctcgccTGTGGTGCAGTGACCACAGACTCTTTCCTCTGTTGGCAGCAACGACTTCTTGTGTCGTCCTTCCTCTATGGTTGGACTGTGGTCACTGAGTCTGTGTTTGTtcaggatctgtctctgctttgtaCCTCTGACAGTAAAGAGATTATCTGCTCATTTGTATTCATGGTTTAGCGACTGATAGCAATTAAGTTTGTTCTGAGTTTTAGTTTGATTTGTCCATTGTTCAGATAGGCATCTTTTGTTAATTGAATAAGTTGGTTTGCTCTGATTTGTGGCTGGAAAGCAGTGCTGGTTGAACAGTGTTGGTTGATCAGTAAGTCTCTTGACCAGCTGACAGAATAGGTTCTTTTCTGGACTCAGTTCTTGGGTTTGGAGTGCCTGAAGGCTCAGTGCTGAGGGTTCGATTTAAAATGTGACCAAAATTCacaagttttaatgttaataatcaaTTGGTAATGGCCTAATTCTGCCCTGCATGAAATGGTTGGTGTTTTTCTGTGGAGGTTTAATTTGTCCCTACAGCATCTAGTTCTAGTGTGGTCCTGATAACTGAGCAGAACCCAGAAGTCCCATTTAACTTAACCAGAGAAAGGACAGTTGACTGATGAGGACACGCATGCATGTGGCCGACATGATTCACATCATGCTGCTGGTTTCACACTATTCCTCCGAtcaacagtttgcagcagtgatgtgccAAGAAACATAGTATTGTAACAAAATAGTCAGTGCAGACGAAGCCTGCTAGCAAGTTAAAAAGGATGTATATGATgcatcattttttatatttcaaaagGTTTGCAGATGTTTCTTGAGGAAGAAAATTCATCTAATACATTTGTTCAACATTTGCTTGGAAGCACTTTCACACCTCCTGTTATTGATTCCAAATTGaatttcttcatctttcttttaccttgtttcttttcctctctctcctctttaatatctctctctttactctccagagcttccctcagtgtctctcctccagaagactccctcctctccagtcagctgcCACGCTACAGGTTTCTGCCCTCGCAGAGCCGCACTCttctggaggaaagatggagaggagcttcATGAGGAGGTGGACCACGGAGAGATCCTCCCCAACCACGATGGAACCTTCCAGATGAGTGTTGACCTGAACCtttcatcagtcacacctgaagactggacgaggtacgactgtgtgtttcagctctctGGTGTGAAGGAGGACATCATCACCAAACTGGGGAAAGATCGGATCAGGACCAACGAAGGTAAGAATGAGATCAGAGGGTGCTGAAGGGGAGTGCATGAGAATTCAtcttggaaaaaacaaaaacagtaaaaaataaaatattattgtaTTCAACAGTGAAGCCCAGTGACATGACCGTCCccgtcactgctgcagtggttgttcTTGCTATCAATCTCATCAGTGCTGCTGGATTCATCgtttacaaaaagaagaaaggtgagagagaaaaaggaaagatttcactactttgatttcagtctttgagtagatttttttattcaggttGCAAAATTAAAACCAGCATCAGAGAAAGTAAATACAGTCAGCACTAAACAGACTGAGTATAAACAGATACTCAGTTTGAGTGAGTAGAAGAGAGGAATAAAGTGACTAAAGATAATCTGGCATTTAcaactgtgactgaaatgatttgtcttttgttttgatttcagccaTTCGCCCTCCATCTTGTAAGTAAAACTTACTTTGGTTCTATTTCAGCTGATCTGACTCACACTTcatgttttagattaaaaaatgtttcacattattgtGCAGATGAACCTTTTCAacactgtttcctgtatttattgttgCTAAAAGTTCAATATGGGGTGTTtgtttctgacctgcagctcctgacaacagcacagagctctCTGAGCGAGTGAATCCAGAGAcctgaatgacaaacacactcagtgactcTCCTGGTGTCACTTTATTTAGCTTTGCAGAACTAAAGACAGTAAAAGATGACTTCTTGAAATGACAGTGAAGTTATACAGAAAGAGCCGATTGAAGAGTTGGGACTGTTCTATGTTCTAtgactctgattggttgttttattgattgtcattttcttcctctAATGATGTACAGCTGAGGTGATGCCAGATGATGCAGCTCTAATTATCATTCAGGTGGAGAGAGTTAGCTAAGTGCTACACCTCACCATGTGAAGAGGCAGTAATGTAAGATAGTTTGGTTTTGGGACTTCTAAAACTTCATTTGTTGGTGTGCTGTCAGTTGTCTGCGTAGAGTAAATGGAAGAACTGAACCATTCTGTGTTCTTTCTGTTACAAATAGTTTGTTTTAAGGAGTTGATAATGACCAATTTAAGCTAAAAAGAGATGCCCATCCAACCGATTCATTCGACCTGTATGAAATGCTACATCGGGCCTCTTCAACTACCTTTTTAGAAGGACTGGATTTGAAATAGATGAAGTGCTGAGGGGCCTGACTTTTACGTTCCCTGTGTCTGACCTGCTCTGAATTCAATTGTGTTAAAACAtgcactttttactttttcgccactttattagttttcacaattgaaaaagaaacatacagtacagtaaaaacAATGCACCTGTTTTTTATTCTTAGAAGTAGATTGTCAGTTTGACTTccctctgcttaaacagcctgggTTAAAACTTTGAAATGAAGTATTATTGTGACtggcaacagaaaaaaaacgaATGAACGGGCTAATTAGCCTCCAAACAAAATGAGCAAATGGCTGGAATGAGGTTGCTAAAGGGCTGCATCTGGCCCACGGGCCACCAGTTAAATTGGTCTGGGCTACATGTTTGTCTACCCACTGCTAAAGCTATAAGCAAGCGAGCAAGAATGGCAAAGAAGAAGCAGCCAGAAtttcccaatgctaacatgcaacATAACAGGAGCcgtgtttgttgtttacgttCATCTAACTGTAGAGCAAggactctctgtctgtctgtctgtaggctAGTCTATATGTTATTCACATCATCTGCAACATACTTGGCAGGTTGATGTTGAAGGATGAAGGAAGTGCAGCATCAAATTTGCTGCAATTTGGACACATtatcaatattaatacatttcgAATGAACAGCAACCAttgctctgtgcagcagtgggGGCGTGGATTCAGATCTCCGGCTTCATTGTTCTGCAGACTGATCTGATCTTTCTCAGGTGATCTCATGTGAAAGCAGATGTTAAAAGATGAGATGACAACTTCCTGGAGTATCACATtccagaaagaaaacaaaacaaagcagaatgTTTGAGAGTCTGAATGAGTGGGGAGGTGCGGTGAGTGCAGGTTTTCTATCCTTCAGTGAGAACTGGTGGTGAGATTTTACGTTAACGTAACAACAATAGctggctagctaacattagcctcgAGGACTAAAATGTTTGTGGTTGCTTAGTCGCACCATCAGCTGCTcaggatgcctctctcattggttgttgtcCGGCTCAGAAAGTACAGATTGTAACTCGTGAccatcaaacatgtttgatcttATGGGAGCGgccctgatgagtctgtgagcagttcagtaAAGCACATTATCAGATCATCTGTGTGGAACAGCTTGGTTGTATAACTGCTTTTGATAATGTTTCTTACATGTGAGcgagacatgaggtagttgtATGAGAAGCAGCCGAGGCCAATATtaaaaacttaaaggtgcagtgtgaaAAATTGGCCatctgtcgaattcatactcaaaacaaccAGGGGACAGCATAtgaccagagtaaccgctaactgctatTAGCTAGCTCGTTAGGtagcagtgcagctagtggttcagACTGTGAACTCAGAccactgggggagtgttggtgtgtgtctggGTCTTTCTGGTTAGCGAGCTAACTCAACAAAGAGATCATAATGTCAAATCTGCCATTTCTTTAcatcctgtttttttatttaggtgtcttttaaaaaatgtttccaacaacaaTTCTTATGATGagtgaggaaatgtgttttcagggcCTTTAGTTAAACATGCAGTACGTGATTCTGGAGAAACATagttgactgttgagtctcattcccaggtcatcagaTACCAGTGCTTTGGGTCGGGCAGCTGTGAAACTCTCAGCCTCTATTTCATACGTGTCTTTTGCTGCCATCTAACGGGTGTTTAGTggtattatatacagtattacaaACAGGGCCGTGACAATTGTATTGTATAGCCTGATTCCCTTTcaagcagataaaagaaatatttcacacacactggGTACTTTAAGGAATCCAAGTTTGACTGGTTCTGTCCAAACTGAAACCTTTGTAAAATATATGTGCTCTGTGGTATTTCTATCTACTTTGGTTCAGTTGTAGTCGAGGAGCTGCTGAATGATTTCAGTGGCATCTCTGTGCAAAGGATCATCGCTATCATGGTGTTATCTACTGTCTGATCTAGAATAAGTTATAGGTGGTGATTAAAATGTACATTGGGATACATTCTCTGAGCTCTTAACTATCCACTGAGACCAAGATCATGTATATTGACCTCATAGTTGTGGAGCTATTTTTGGGTTTGTCCGTCTAGACAAGCCACACCTACCAGCACcatgtttacttcaaaatatgtttgaaaaataaatactgttaatAAAAATATTGGCTGTTGCTCTTGCCTTAATAAAGTCTAAtggtatttttcacattaaagttgttttaatgttttctttgaatgATCTGAACGGTGTGTGTATAATTCTGGTCTATTGAAATCTGCgtgggttttctccgggtgctccggtttttcccaaatttaaaaaatatgcagcTCATTCAGGGCAGATCTGATTCCAGTTGCTTGTAAAAGCCCCCATATCATCTGAATGCCCCATTACAGCACATTCCCTCCCATCAGGTGAGATTATTTCCTCTTCTCTGGTTATAAAACTCATCCCTCAGTTCGAAGGGAGACATTTCATTTAAGATGTCAAGACAAAATTAGGAAAATGACcctgttcgtgtgtgtgtttagttcgCAGATGAACGTCAGTGAGTCGTCAAGTGATGAAGCCTCGGCTTCTACAAGTGACGACTTTATCGACGAGACGGTCTACTGCACTCGAGAACTGAgatcacactgctgctggaagATCAGGAGAGCGCAGTAAGGTGAGATGTCTTCCTCTGGTCACAACAATCAGTTCTCAGATGAGAGAATACTTCAGTTCACCAGAATAACAGCAGATCTGTTATTGTGTTATACGATTCTTTAAGATGTCATGACAATAACAGGATAATactctgtgtgttcatgttaaGTGTCCAGACTGATGTGGTCAACACATCAAGAAGTCGAGGATTCACATCATCAAATCAGACTTTCAATATGAACCTCCTGCCGCTCCTCTGAAGAATGAAGACAGCATTAACATCCAACCTGCATGAAGTCTGctcattctgtgtttttgtgttggttttctccgggtgctccggtttccTCCCACACTCATTCAGTCAATAAACAATCAGAATACATTTTAGGAAACTGTGTTATGACTTTCATTAGGCTAAGTAATACCACTAGTATTAAGTATTTCTTCAATGTTGGTTTCAGGTTTagtatttaaaaatgaactactcagtacatttatattaatgatgGATCAAATCATGTGAAATCTGTCCGTTGTAGAGACAAGCTCACAGAGAAATAACAGCTTTCTTCAGCAAATAAaagcctaaaaaaaacaaacaaaccactgtacactacctgctctgcaccaaacagcagacagacacagttagagactagctggtgaacatagcggAGCGTTCAAACATTAACATGATTACACACTCTTTCGAGTTTTGTCctaaaaatgcattaaacaaTCTGTCTGCTCTTGACAGAGAAATATGCCCTGTAGGTGTATCATATAaggataaaaacataaacatccaTATAGACTCATTTGTTCTATGTGCAAACATCATTTAATCTCCTGTAAACTGTTATTGTCTTCTCAGATCTTCCCAAGCAGTCATCCTTCTTTAACTTAGCATGAACCATTATAAAATCCCAATGTCCTCAAACGAGTACCTTCCATTTAGATCCATCCTAGCTTGTTATTATTGCTCAGATTCATCCAATTTTCATCCAACATCAAACTACAGACCTTATTAAGCAAAAATTGGCAAGTTTCTATCACTAAAGGTAACAGTATCAGACACCTCGGGCAATGACCACTAACCAGCGACATCCAAAAAAGGAGCCATCAAAGACTATCAGTCATCCCAAAACTGAAAGGACTACATGTTGCCCCccatctcctcctgctgttgTACCTGGATAAAACCAGGccaaactcacacacataacCAACACAGCTGCCAGGATGATTGGTCTCCCCACACCCAACCTCACAGAGCTGAGCAATATGCCCATTACAACCTCAACTCAACCGGCTGGGATtgcttttaaacacattaatgtaTTGTGCTTTTTcgaccactagatggcagaaACAGGTGTCCAAGAATGAGAACAACAGGTCTAAGTAAAGCAGAATGAAGTGTAAGGTGCAGAAAACCCTAAATGTAATGTCCCTTATATGAGGACACAGGGTCACAGGAGGTGAATCAAGTCTCAACACAGCAAATGTTACTATTAATGTGTGTTGTCTGTACtcgtgtttttctttcaaaggATTACCTTCACCCTTGTGTATCAAACCAGCCGTACGACATGAATGTGGAAATTCTCAGGTCCTATTCATGTCACAGTAACTACAGACACAGATAGAGGATCTACGTGTATTTACATAAAGAGCCGgagctttttattaaaaaaaaaaacatcagtacaAAAGAAATGAAGGAGTGCAAGTGAATCAGACTTTATATACATTCAGTATTCACAGAAATTcaacagagaagaaacagaaaaaggaacTTTGCTTTCACCTTCTTGTAGTGaatcaaaaatatgtattctaATATATTCTAATTCTGATATTTCTGTAGCCATAGTTAGAAGAATATTATATTGATGCACTAAGAGtttgaagagaaaagacatAGTCCATCATGAAATAGCAGAACACATTGTAAATCACTCTAAAATATTGTTGTATagaaaattaaatatctttcaTAATCAGATGATTATTTCACACCAAATATAACATACTTGGCTGTGATTTCAACAAAAGCTGCTATcacagattaaataaaacaaacacacaacaaaatactttgttaaatgtattcatgatttgatcacaaaaaaaatgaaatgtcttttaaattaaGCTTTACAGGCATGAATACTTCACATCagagcattttgttttcttgtcattGGATTGGTTGTTCCACATGACATCCCTGTGAGCAGGGCGGTGTGTTTGTCAGTCATGTTTCTGGATCCAGTCTCTTAGAGAGCTCAGAGCTGTTGACAGCAGCTGAAAGGTCAGAAACATACTGTTAGTTCTCTCATCCTGCACCAAACCATCTCAAGCACGCACATTTAATAAGGTAAAAAGAGTTGGTTAcatcactgagaagttggaggtgttcAGCCTGTCGCcttcagctcttcatctaacaacTCACTGAGgctccttcttgttccattaCTCCCTCCAATAATTCAGACTGATCAACTGACGACAGCGATGTTAAGCCAGCTGACAAAACCAGAGCtaattcttttttcttttcatcccaCAATAAAATGATACTTCATACACTAATGTTGCAAGATAGTGATATgattacagtaataataatgcTGATTTCTCTGGGGAGTGCCAAA is drawn from Pagrus major chromosome 3, Pma_NU_1.0 and contains these coding sequences:
- the LOC140994127 gene encoding major histocompatibility complex class I-related gene protein-like, producing the protein MKFFITASTGIPNLPELVVTLEIDELLMEYCDSNKRLEVKLDIAKLFFIKYPERLEWYRQRCFQFLPNFFKARTNTLMRLFKQSEGVHVVQTVDGCECDDETGEVKGFAQFGYDGEDFMELDPNTFTWIAHRPEAVIAKQTWEADKDLIRQYKTAFTQIYPEWLKEYVDYGGSSLLRTELPSVSLLQKTPSSPVSCHATGFCPRRAALFWRKDGEELHEEVDHGEILPNHDGTFQMSVDLNLSSVTPEDWTRYDCVFQLSGVKEDIITKLGKDRIRTNEVKPSDMTVPVTAAVVVLAINLISAAGFIVYKKKKAIRPPSSPDNSTELSERVNPET